TGGTCAATGGATTCGACAGGCCCGGGAACAGTTTTCGATCTTGACAGTTGAAACTGACGAATTCGATGTGTTCAATGATGAAAACCGGTTGGAAGACATTCTCTCAGCGGTTGAAAGCGGGTGCATGCTCGACTGAGAATCAGAAATCGGAAACGAAGAGCAACTGTTTGACTAAGAACGATATTATGTGTAGTTTTGTTGGCGTTATGGGATAATGGGATGAGGCTAGGCTTTCCCACCGCAGCATTCCTCCTGAGCCTGCCGTTTGCTCTCGAATGCAACGATTTCGAGACAACCGCTGCTTTCTCAAATGCATCCCTCAGTAAAGACGAGAAGGGGTCAATCTACCTCACCATCGACTCCGAAGAGGAAATTTCGGGTCTCCAGTTTCTCCTTCAGTATGACGAAAGTAGACTTATTCTCGGCAAACCCGAGATTTCACCCAACAATCAACACTTCACAATATATACAGGGGTCGATTCCAATATCCTTGAGGTTGTGGCTGTAAGTCTCGAGGGTAAGACTCTCGATCTGAGTGAACCGGTATTGATGATCCCTCTGGAGGCGGCCAAGGAGTTTGAAAGTGTAGAGCATTTGACGGTGAAGGAGTTTGAGGCCGCTTCTCCCTCTGGAACCAAAATCAATCTCAGGGTATCTGCCGGCAAGATTTATGTCGTACCTTCATTGCCCTCCAAGTTTCGACTCACCCAGAACTTCCCCAATCCTTTTAGTTCCGAGACGATCATCAGATTCGACTTACCGGAGGATGCCGTCATTTTGCTCGCTATTTACGACGTGTCGGGGGAGAAGGTAAAGGAGCTGAGGAGTGAAATCGTTCCCGCGGGATCTTACTCGGTATCGTGGGACGGAAAGGACACTGAGGGGAGGCCACTTTCATCAGGTGCGTATTTCTGCTCACTAAAAGTAGGGGTTAACTATCATAGCATAAAGATGGTCCTCCTGAGATGATCTGTCCGCTTGCACTTTCTTAAACACAGTTCACACCATCAAACCACCATATCTGACTCTCACAAGAGATAATCCATAGCGATGACTATAAGCATGAAAGCAGTTATCATCGGTGGTGGAGAAGTTGGCTTTCATCTCGCCAAGGGGCTGAGTGAAGAGAACTTTGACATTACGGTCATTGATATTAGTCAGGCCAAGGTCAGGCGTGCATCCGAGAATTTGGATGTTATCGCAGTTCTGGGAGACGGAGCCAGTCCTCAGGTTCTCAAGGAGGCGCGAGTCCAGGATGCGGATGTCGCCATTGCGGTGACACGGGTTGATGAAGTGAATCTTATCGCCTCCCAACTGGCCCATGAGCTGGGCGTCGCCAAGATTGTCGCCCGGTTACGAAACACCGAGTATAGCCACCGGAACACGATCATACATCCGGAAAGGTTCGGCATCGATAAGGTGATTCACCCCGAGATGGCAGCCACGAAGGAAATCTTACGTGTCGTCATGCAGACTGCTGCAACGAGTGTCGTGGAATTCGAAGGGGGAAGGCTTCAACTCATTGGTATCCGACTTGAAAACGGCTCCCCACTCATTGATATGGAACTCGAGGATTTCAGAGGCAGGAATCAGCAAGTCTCTTTCATTTCCGTCGCAGTTATGCGGGGGATGAAAACGATCATTCCGAGGGGTGATCTCCGATTCGAACCAAATGATATCTGCTATTTTCTTGTTAGAAAGGAGGAGGTGGCCACCCTCCTTGAAATGACAGGTAAGCCTGTCAGAGAAACCCGTAATGTCATGATTCTTGGCG
Above is a genomic segment from Candidatus Neomarinimicrobiota bacterium containing:
- the trkA gene encoding Trk system potassium transporter TrkA, which translates into the protein MKAVIIGGGEVGFHLAKGLSEENFDITVIDISQAKVRRASENLDVIAVLGDGASPQVLKEARVQDADVAIAVTRVDEVNLIASQLAHELGVAKIVARLRNTEYSHRNTIIHPERFGIDKVIHPEMAATKEILRVVMQTAATSVVEFEGGRLQLIGIRLENGSPLIDMELEDFRGRNQQVSFISVAVMRGMKTIIPRGDLRFEPNDICYFLVRKEEVATLLEMTGKPVRETRNVMILGASKIGRAVARELQDQIHVRLIEENMEKAQQVAPDLEKTLMLQGDGTDIELLKSENVDEMDSFIAVTQNQQTNLLSALLAKHLGARQSLVHVSTAEYISVMKLIGLDAVISKNMSTVNAILEYLRSDQNVLFTSFEDIDMEALEFRPTPGSEVTKHVLGDVKFPNDSVVGAVNHHGHISIASGDTQITHEDSVLVFALPDVIPKMEKLFS
- a CDS encoding FlgD immunoglobulin-like domain containing protein, giving the protein MRLGFPTAAFLLSLPFALECNDFETTAAFSNASLSKDEKGSIYLTIDSEEEISGLQFLLQYDESRLILGKPEISPNNQHFTIYTGVDSNILEVVAVSLEGKTLDLSEPVLMIPLEAAKEFESVEHLTVKEFEAASPSGTKINLRVSAGKIYVVPSLPSKFRLTQNFPNPFSSETIIRFDLPEDAVILLAIYDVSGEKVKELRSEIVPAGSYSVSWDGKDTEGRPLSSGAYFCSLKVGVNYHSIKMVLLR